DNA from Amycolatopsis sp. DSM 110486:
CACCTCGACGGGCTGGCCGATACCGCGGACGGGCTCGGCGCGTCGTACGACCGCGCCAAAGCCCTCGACGTCATGCGCCGCGGCGACTCGGGCCCGACCGGGGTGGCGACGCTCGTCTTCGTGCTCCTGGTGCAGGTCGGTGCTTTGACCGGCGCCGTGTCGGCGGACCACGGCGTCGTGGCCGCCGTGGTCTCCGTGCTGGCGGGCCGGTGCACGCTGTCGATGTCGTGCGCGCGCGGCGTGCCGTCCGCCCGGCCGGAGGGGCTCGGAGCGACGGTGGCGGGGTCCGTGCCGCGGGTGGTCGCGGTGGCCGTCGGTCTGGTGGCCGCCGCGCTGGCCGCGCTGGCGCCCGGGTTGCCGTGGTGGCAAGGGGTAGCCGCGGTCGGCGCCGGGTACCTCGTCGCGGCCGCCTTGCTCGCCCGGTGCGTCCGGCGCCTCGGCGGAATCACCGGTGACGTCCTCGGCGCCGGAGTCGAAGTGGCGGTGGCGGCGACGCTGCTCACGCTCGCCGTCTGAGCCGCACCCGGTTCCGGTCGGCGACGGCGACGGGGCTAGCCGAACGTGAACACGTACGCCTGGGCGCCGGGTTCGAGGAAGGTGATCTCCAGCGTCCGCTCGCGGACCTCGTCGTGCTGGCGCACGAGCTGGTAGAGGCGAGCGTCCCGGAGCAGGCCGTTCCCGTCCTCGTCGACGTCCACACCGTGCGCCGGGCCCGGAGCCGCGCCATCGAGGAACACGCGGAAGAGAACCGGCTCCCCCGCACCGCGAGACAGCACGACATGCGCGTCCCGCGCGTGGAACCGGTAGGAGATGCTCCCGCCGGCTCGGTCGAGCACGACGTTCTCGGGCCCGATCGTCCAATCGCCGGCGAGGGCCCAGTTGCCGAGGTGCAGGCGCGGCGGGAGCCCGTAGGTGCGGCGTTCGTCGAACCCGACGCGGCCCGGCGACGCGAAGTGCTCACCACGCCCGTAGCCGAGATACGTCTCGGACGTCCGCAGGTGCTCCCAGTCGGCCTCGGCCTCCACGCCGCGCCCAGCGACGGAGACGAGCTCGCGCTCGACACCGAGCAGCCGCTGGATGACGCGCTCCGACTGCTCGTAGCGTCCTTCCCCGAAGTGGTGGTCGCGGATGACGCCTTGGGCGTCCACGAAGTAGAGCGCCGGCCAGTAGTGGTTGTCGAAGGCGCTCCAGATGGCGTAGTCGTTGTCGACCGTGACCGGGTAGTCGATTCCTCGTTCCATCGTCGCCTGCCGCACGCGGTCGATCTTGTGCTCGAACGAGAACTCCGGCGTGTGGACTCCGACGACGACCAACCCGTCGTCCCGATAGGCCCGCGACCAGGCGCGGACGTAGGGCTCCTGGCGCAGCCAGTTGATGCAGGTCAGCGTCCAGAAGTTGACGACGACGACGCGGCCCTCCAGCTCGGCGGGGCCGAGTGACCCGGAGTTGAGCCACTCGGCCCCGCCGAGCGCGGGCATCTGCACGCGTGCGGATACCGACATCTAGCGAACCGAACGCAATCCGGCGCGGACCTCGGAGGCGAACAGCTTCGGCTGCTCCCAGGCGGCGAAGTGCCCGCCCTTGTCGAGGCGGTTGTAGTGGACGAGGCGGGGATAGGCCTCCTCCGCCCAGCTCCGCGGCACCTGGTAGAGCTCGTCCGGGAAAACGCTCACCGCCACCGGGACGGAGACGCCCTTCGGGTCGAAGAAGCCGAGCTTGTTTTCCCGGTAGAGACGTCCCGAGGAAACCCCCGTGTTCGTCAGCCAGTAGTGGGTGATGTTGTCGAGCACGTCGTCTCGGGTCAGGCCCTCGTCCTGCCCGTCGAAGACGCGGGCGATCAGCGCCAGACTGGCCGAGTCGTGGTCGAGCATCCAGGCGGCGAGGCCGACGGGTGAATCGGCGATCCCGTAGAGCGTCTGCGGGTGGGTCCCCATCTCGAGGGCATAGGCCACGTCGGTCGCGAAGAAGTCCTTCAACTTTTCGTAGAGGCGGGTTCCCTCGTCGGACAGATCGGGCGGTGCCGGGCCGCCGGACTGCACGGCCTGGGCGACATCGGGTCGAACGGCGCCGGGGAAGTTGGTGTGGATGCCGATCAGGCCTCCCGGCGCCTGTGCACCCATCAGATCGACGATCTGCCCGCCCCAATCGCCGCCCGAGGCGACGTAGCGCTCGTAGCCCAGGCGCTTCATCAGCTGCGCCCAGGCGCGCGCGATGTGCTCGGGGCCCCAACCGGTGACGGCCGGCTTGCCCGAGAACCCGTAGCCGGGCATCGACGGGATCACCAGGTGGAACGCGTCCGCTTCGCTCGCGCCGTGGGCAGTGGGATTGGTGAGCGGATCGATGATCTTCAGCTGCTCGATGACCGAGCCGGGCCATCCGTGCGCGACGAGGAGCGGCAACGCGTCTTCGTGTTTCGAGCGAACGTGGATGAAGTGGATGTCGAGGCCGTCGATCTCGGTGATGAAGTGCGGTAGAGCCTTCAGCCTCTCCTCGCATCTGCGCCAGTCGTACTCCGTCGCCCAATAGCGGGCGAGCGCCTGCATCGTCTCCAGCGGCACGCCCTGCGAGATGTCCGAGACGGGTTCCTTTTCCGGCCAGCGAGTGGCCAGAATGCGCGCACGCAGATCATCAAGATCCGCATCGGGCGTCTCGACCGTGAACGGCCGGATCGCTTGATCGTGCGCTGCTCCTTCAGTCGTGACAGACATGCGTCTCCTCGGTGGGATGGGTGCGGTGGTCGATGTCGCGTTGCCGGACCAGACGCGAAACTCGGTACTGTGCCACCCGACCACCGGCGGTTCCTCACCCGAAACGAGTGATACGCACGGTTTCGTCGTGCTCGCCGGCTAGAGCGAGCGGGCCAGCGCGGCGACGAACCCGTCGGTCACCTCGCGGGAACGGACCGCCAGGCGCAGGTGCCGGGGGCCCAAGCCGGGGAACGTATCGCCGCGGCGCACCGCGTACCCCGCGGAGCGCAGGCGGGAACGCAGGCTTTCGTCGGGAGCCTCGATCAGCACGAACGGACCCCGCGGGTCACCCAGGACCGGAATGCCCAGTCCGCTCAGGCGGGACACGAGGTAGTCGCGGTCCGATTCGGCGGTGGCGGCCAGCTTTTCCGCTTCTTCCAGCGCGGTCGGGCGGCAGCAGGCGACCGTGGCGACCGCGGCCGGCGTCGACACCGACCACGGTGGCTGGACGGCCCGCAGCCGCGCGAGGACTTGAGGCGGGCCGAGGACGTAACCCGCGCGCAAGCCCGCCAGGCCCCACGTCTTGGTGAGGCTGCGCAGCACGACCACGCCGTCTAGCGACGAACCCGCCAGGCTCTCCGCTTCGCCGGGGATGGCGTCGAGGAAGGCTTCGTCCACCACGAGCAGGCGGCCGGGTTGTGCCAAGGCACGAAGTACGTGAGCGGGGTGCAGCACCGAGGTCGGGTTCGTCGGGTTGCCGACGAACACCAGGTCGGCCGACGCCGGGACGAGGCCGGGATCCAGCACGAAACCGTCCGACGACGGCAGGACTACACGCGAGACGTCGTGACCCGCCGCGCGCAGGGCGGCCTCGGGTTCCGTGAACTGCGGGTGCACGACCACCGCGTGCCGCGGCTTCAAAGCCGAAGCCAGCAGGGTGAACGCCTCCGCCGCACCGGCCGTCACCAGCACTTCGTCCACCGGACGGCCGTGCCGCGCGGCAACAGCTGCCTGTGCCGCCGACGGATCGGGGTACGCGGCCAGACTGTCCACAGCGGACACCAGCTCCCGCCGCAACCACTCGGGCGGGCGCGGCAGCCGGACGTTCACCGCGAGGTCCACCAGCCCCGGCCCGACCTCGCGATCGCCGTGGTGGTGCAGGTCGTAGTCCGAGGTGTCAGCCACGCGAAGCCACCTGGGCAAAGGTTCGTACGTGGGTAGCGAACCGTTCCGCCAGCTCCGGATACCCGGCCCAGTGCACATGCAGGTACGACGCGTGCAGCGAACTCGAAGCGAACCCGTCCACCGTCCGCTCCCAGCCCCACGCCGGCGACGGACCGGCCCCGGGCGTGAGCTCCGTGCGGTGGAACTCGTGGCCGGTCACGCGCTGGCCCGTGACCGCGAGCACGTTGTCCGCCAGCGAAACCGCCGTCCGGTACCCCAGCTTCCCGCGTTTGGTCATCACCGCGGTCGCGTCCACGACACCGGCCATCGGCAGTCCGTCCAGCTCACGGCACAGGTAGAGCAGCCCCGCGCACTCCGCGCTCACCGGCATACCCTGCCCGACCGCGTCCGCCACCGCCGTGAGCAACGGCTTGTTCGCCGACAGCTCCGCCGCGTGCACCTCCGGGAACCCGCCACCGAAGTACAACCCGGCACAGCCCTCGGGCAGCTGCTCGTCCCGCAGCGGATCCACGTCGACGACGTCCACGCCGAGCGAGGCCAGCAGCTCGACGTTCTCCGTGTACCGGAACGTGAACGCCGGCCCGGCCGCCGCGGCCACCACCGTCCGCGGTCCCTCGAAGCCACCGGGCGGTGTCCACACGGGACCGGTCAACGGCGGCGCCGCCCGCGCGACCCGGACCACGGCTTCAAGATCCACCCCGCCGGCCACCCACGACGCCAGCTCAGGCAACACCCGCTGCGAGTCGGCAGCGCGCTCGGCCGCGGGCACCAGGCCGAGGTGGCGGCTCGGCGCGTGCACGTTCTCGTTGCGCCGCAACGCACCCAGCAGCGGAACGCCCGTGGCCTCCAGCGCGGACGCGATCTCGTCCTCGTGGCGCTGCGAACCCAGCTTGTTCAGGATCACCCCGGCGAGGCGTACGCGCGTGTCGTAGTTCGCGAACCCGAGCACGGTCGCCGCGACGCTGCGCGAAGCGGCCGAAGCGTCGACCACCAGCACCACCGGCGCGTCGAGCACCCGGGCGACGTGCGCGGTCGACGCGTAACCCTCCGTGCCGAGCGCGCCGTCGAACAGTCCCATCACGCCTTCGATCACGGCGATGTCCGCGTCGGCGGAACCGTGGCGCAGCAAGGGAACCAGCCGGTCCTCACCCTGCAGGAACGGGTCGAGGTTGCGCGCGGGACGACCCGTGGCCAGCGCGTGGTAGCTCGGGTCGATGAAGTCGGGCCCGACCTTGTGGCCCGACACGCGGTGCCCGGCGGCGCGCAACGCCGCCATCAGCCCGGCGGCGATGGTGGTCTTGCCGTGCCCCGAGCCGGGCGCGGCGATGACCACCCGCGCTACCACTCGATCCCCCGCTGCCCCTTCTGGCCCGCGTCCATGGGGTGCTTGACCTTCGTCATCTCGGCCACCAGGTCGGCGGCCTCGACGAGCTCCGGCGGCGCGTAGCGGCCGGTGATCACCACGTGCTGGTGCCCGGGCCGGGAGACCAAAGTGGACACCACGTCGTCGACCTCGAGCCAGCCCCACTTGAGCAGGTAGGAGAACTCGTCGAGCACGTAGAAGTCGTGCGTCTCGGCGGCGAGGCGGCGCTTGATCTCGGCCCAGCCCTCGCGCGCGTTGGCGGCGTGGTCTTCGTCGGTCCCGGACTTGCGCGTCCAGCTCCAGCCCTCGCCCATCTTGTGCCACTCGACGGGCCCGCCCTCGCCCGTGTCGTCGTGCAGCTTCCCGAGCGCGCGGAACGCGGCTTCCTCGCCGACGCGCCACTTCGCCGACTTCACGAACTGGAACACCCCGATCGACCAGCCCTGGTTCCACGCGCGCAGCGCCATGCCGAACGCGGCGGTCGACTTGCCCTTCATCTCGCCGGTGTGCACGGCGAGCAGAGGGCGGTTGCGGCGCTGTCGCGTGGTGAGCCCGTCCTGCGGGACGACGGCCGGTTTCCCTTGCGGCATCAGGCAGCCCTCCCGGTGCGTTCGCGGACGGCCGAGGCCAGCGTCTCGGCCGCGACCTCGGCGAGTGCCACATGCTCGGCGCCGAGGTGCCCGGCCAGCTCCGCCGCCAGCCCGAGGCGCATCCGGCCGCTCTCGCAGTCCATCACGATGGTGGTGACGCCGGCCAGCAACCCCGCCGCGGCCTGCGAGCGTGCGACGGCGTCGGCTCCGCTCGTGGCCCGCCCGTCCGTGACGAGAACCAGCAGCGGACGCCGGCGCGGATCGCGGATCGCCTCCACGCGCAGCACGCGCGCGGCTTCCAGCAGCCCTTCCGCGAGCGGCGTGCGGCCGCCCGTCGGCAGTCCTTCCAGCCGCGCGGCCGCGGCCTCGACGCTGATCGTCGGCGGCAGCGTGAGCTCGGCCGAGTCACCACGGAAGGTGACGAGCCCGACCTTGTCACGCCGTTGGTAGGCGTCCAACAGCAGCGACAGCACCGCCGTCTTCACTTCGCGCATCCGCGTGCGCGCGCCCATGGAGCCCGACGCGTCCACGCAGAACAGCACGAGGTTGCCTTCGCGCCCTTCGCGCAACGCGAACCGCAGATCCTGCGTACGCACCAGCAGCCCGGGACCGCTGCGGCCACGGGACCGCTGGTGCGGCGCGGCGGCACGCATCGTGGCGACGAGGTGCGGCCGGCCGTCGCGGACGCTCGGTGGCTGGACCCCGATCGTGCGGCCGGTGTCGGTGATGGCCCGCGACCGGCGGCCACGCTCGCCTTCGCCGGTTCCCTTCACGCGGAACACGCGCGCCCGGAACGTCTCGCCGGAACCGACCGTGTTCTGCGGTCCGGAACCCGTCCCCTCGCCCGGTTGCTGCTGCGGTTGCTGCTGGGGCGGCGCCGGCTGGTCCCCCGGCGGCTGCTCACCTTCGGCGCTCGGGGACCCGGAACCCGAGCCGGGACCGTCGTCCTCCGGGCCAGGACCGGGATCCTCAGGCGGTTGCGCGTCCTGCAACGCCTGTTCCAGCTGCTCCTCGGAAATCCCCGGCGCGTCGAACGGGTTGCGGCGGCGCCGGTGCGGCAACGCGAGCCGCGCGGCCACGCGCACGTCCTCGGTGGTCACCTCGTTGCGCCCGGCCCACGCCGCGTGCGCGACGGCCGTGCGCGCCGTGACGATGTCGGCCCGCATCCCGTCCACCTCGAACGACGCGCACACCTCGGCGATCTGCCGCAGCGCGTCGTCGGGCAGCTTCACCGCGGGCAGAAGCCGTTGTGCCGCCTCGATGTCCGCGGCCAGCGCCGAGTCTTCGGCGGCGTACGCGGCCGCAAACCCGTCGGGATCCGCCTCGTACGCGAGGCGCCGGCGGACCACCTCCACGCGCTGCTCGGGCTCTCGGCTGGACGCGACCTCGACCGTCAGCCCGAACCGGTCCAGCAGCTGCGGCCGCAGCTCGCCTTCCTCGGGGTTCATCGTGCCGATCAGCACGAACCGCGCCGCGTGCGACACGGACACGCCCTCGCGCTCCACGGTCGCGCGGCCCATCGCGGCGGCATCGAGCAGGGTGTCGACGAGGTGGTCGTGCAGCAGGTTGACCTCGTCCACGTAGAGCAGGCCCCGGTTGGCCGCGGCCAGCAGACCCGGCTGGTAGTCCGTGACGCCCTCCGACAGCGCCTTCTCCAGGTTCAGCGACCCGACGACCCGGTCCTCCGCCGCGCCGACGGGCAGCTCCACCAGCCGCGCCGGCCTCCGGTGCGCGGGCGCGCCCGCGGGGTGCGGGCCGTCCGGGCAGACGGGGTCGGGCGCGGCGGGATCGCACGAGAACCGGCAGCCGTCCACCACGTCGAGCTGGGGCAGCAGACCGGCGAGCGCACGCACCATCGTCGACTTCGCCGTGCCCTTCTCGCCCCGCACCAGCACGCCGCCCACGGCGGGTGAGATCGAGGACAGGATCAGCGCCAGGCGCAGGTCCGGCATCCCGACGACGGCGGTGAACGGGTACGGCTTCAAGAGCTCTCCTCGTGGTCGGCGTCCGGCCGATCATCGCACAGGAAACGCGTCGTCTAGCGTGGGTGAACGTGCGCGAAAAATCACCCCTGTTCGTGGTCGGCATCGGGGCCGACGGCTGGCCGGGATTGGCCGAGCGGGCGCGGAAAGCCGTGCTCGAAGCCGACGTCGTGCTGGGTGCGCCGCGGCAGCTCGCGATGCTGCCCGAAGGCGTCCGCACGCAAGCCTGGCCGAGCCCGTTGCTCCCGGCGCTCGACGACGTCCTCGCCGCGCACGCCGGGAGTCGCGTCTGCGTGCTGGCCAGCGGCGATCCCCTGCTCTCAGGCATCGGCACGACCCTGCGCGACCGCGGCCACGAGATCGACGTCCTGCCCGCGCTTTCGTCGGTGACGCTGGCCCGCGCGCGGCTCGGCTGGTCGTTCGAGGAGACCGAGGTGATCACCGTCGTCGGGCGCGCCGTGGACCGCGTGGCCCGGGTGCTCGCGCCGCGCCGGAAAGTGCTGGTGCTGGGCGCGAACGCGGCCGACCTGCGGGAGCTGCTCCGGACCCGCGGCTACGGCGAGTCCACCCTGACCAGCCTCGAAAACCTCGGCGCCGAAGACGAGCACATCGAAGACGGCTGGATCGGCGAACCCGGCCCGCTCACCGTGTTCGCCCTGGTCTGCGCCGGCCCTGCGCTCCCGCTCACCGGCCTGCCCGACAGCGCCTTCGAACACGACGGCCAGCTCACCAAACGCGACGTCCGCGCGTCCGCCCTCGCCCACCTCGCGCCCGTCCCCGGCGAGCTGCTCTGGGACGTCGGCGCGGGTGCGGGCAGCGTCGGCATCGAATGGTCCCGCGCGCACCCGCTCAACCGCGCGATCGCCGTCGAACGCGACCCCGCGCGCGCCGAGCGCATCACTCGCAACGCCGCCACACTCGGTGTCCCCGAGCTGCGGGTGGTCACCGGCCCGGCCCCCGACGCACTGGCGACCCTGCCCCGGCCCGACGCCGTCTTCATCGGCGGCGGCCTCACCGTGCCCGGCCTGCTCGACGCGTGCCTCGCCACGGGTGCCCGCGTGGTCGCCCACGGTGTCACGCTGGAAGCAGAACAGATCCTGGCGAACGCCTACGCGAGCCGGGGTGGTGAGCTGACGAGGATCACCGTCGACCACGCGCAGCCGCTCGGCGGGTTCACGGGGTGGACCCCGTCGCGCACCGTGACGTCCTGGAGTTCGAGATGACCGTTCACTTCATCGGCGCCGGCCCCGGCGCGGCCGACCTCATCACCGTCCGTGGCCGCGACCTGCTCGCGCGCTGCGGTGTGTGCCTGTACCCGGGCAGCATGACGCCGACCGACCTGCTCGCGTACTGCGCGCCCGAGACCGAGCGCGTCGACACGGCCAACCTGAGCCTCGACGAGATCGTCGAACGCCTGATCGCGGCCCACCACGCGGGCCACGACGTCGCGCGGCTGGTGTCCGGCGACCCGTCGCTCTACAGCGCGGTGGCGGAAACCGTGCGCCGCCTCGACGCCGCCGGAGTGCCCTACGCCATCGTCCCCGGCGTCCCCGCGTTCGCCGCGTCGGCCGCCGTGCTGGGCCGTGAGCTGACCGTGCCCGGCATCGGGCAGAGCCTCGTGATCACGCGCGCGCAAGCGCGGTCGACGGCGTTGCCCGAAGGCGAGACGCTGGCGAACTTCGCTCGCAGCGGCACCACACTCGCGTTGCACCTGGCCATCAACCACATCGAGCGCGTCACCGAGGAGCTCGTGCCGTTCTACGGCGCCGGCTGCCCCGCGGCCGTCGTGGCGCTGGCGAGCCAGCCGGGCGAAACCGTCGTGCGCGGCACGCTCACCGACATCGCCGCACAGGCGCGCGAAGCGGGAATGACGCGCGCGGCCACCATCTTCGTCGGCCAGGTGCTCGCCGCCGGAGGATTCCCCGACAGCTTCCTGTATTCGAGCACCCGAGACCGCGCGAGCCAACCGGAGTCACTGTGACAGACCTACGCTGGGGCCTGCTGGCCGCCGGATCGATCGCCGCCGACTTCGCGACCGGCGTCGAGCTCAGCAAACACGGCACGCTGGAAGCCGTCGCCGCCCGCTCGGCCGACCGGGCGCGCGAGTTCGCCACCCGCTTCGACATCCCGAAGGCCTACGGCTCCTACGGCGACCTGCTCGCCGACCCGGACGTCGACGCCGTCTACATCGCCACGCCGCACCCGATGCACGCGGAGTGGGCGATCCGCGCCGCCGAAGCCGGCAAGCACGTGCTGTGCGAGAAACCGCTCACGGTCACCGCGGCCGAGGCCGAGAAGGTGATCGACGCGGCGCGCCGCCACGACGTCTTCCTCATGGAGGCGTTCATGTACCGCCTGCACCCGCAGACGCGCCGGCTCGTCGAGCTGATTTCGTGCGGCGCGATCGGTGAGGTCCGGGCCGTCGACGTCTCGTTCAGCTTCGACACCGGCGCCAACGACGCCCCTCGCCTGGCCGACCCGGCGCTCGGCGGCGGCGGGATCCTCGACGTCGGCTGTTACTGCACGTCGCTCGCGCGGCTCGTTTCGCAGGCGGCGACCGGCATCGACGTCGTGGAACCCACTACCGTCACCGGGATGGCGCGGCTGACCGACCGCGGCGTCGACGAGTTCGCGATGGCCCTGCTGCGGCTGCCGGGCGACATCATCGCGCAGCTGTCCTGCGGCTACCGGCTCACGCAGGACGACCACATCCGGATCTACGGCACCACCGGGCAGATCCACGTGCCGAAACCCGCCTGGCTGCCGCAGATGCGCCGCGCGACGTCGTCGCAGATCGTGCTGACGCCGGCGGGCGGCGAGCCCGAGGTGATCGAGATCGAGGCGACGCAGAGTGTGTTCGCGCGCGAGGCCGACCACGTCGCCGCCCATGTGGACAACCGGCAGGCACCCGAGCTGACCTGGGCCGAGACGCTCGCGAACATGCGCACGCTCGACCGCTGGCGCGCGGCCGTCGGCTACGGCGGATGACCGTGCTGGTCCTCGGCGGCACGGCCGAGGCGCGGGCGCTCGCGGCCGAACTGCACTCGCGCGGGGTCGCCGTGGTGTCGTCGCTCGCCGGGCGGGTCGCCCGGCCGCGGCTGCCCGTCGGCGAAGTGCGGGTCGGGGGTTTCGGTGGTGTCGAAGGGCTGTCCGCGTGGCTGCGTGAGCACGACGTGGCGGCGGTTGTCGACGCGACCCATCCGTTCGCGGAACGCATTGGTACCAACGCTTTCGCCGCCACCTCGGCCATCGGCGTGCCACTGCTGCGGCTCGCCCGGCCCGGTTGGCAGCCCGCCGAAAGCGATCGCTGGCACTGGGCCGATGACCTCGGCGCCGCCGCCGAACTGCTGCCCGGCCTCGGCTCCCGCGTCTTCCTGACCAGCGGACGACAGGGGCTCGCCGCGTTCGCCGAGCTCGACGCGTTGTGGTTCCTCATCCGCTGCGTCGACCCGCCCGAGCCGCCGTTGCCGAGGCAGCACCAGGTCCTGCTGAACCGCGGACCGTACGAAGTGGACGGAGAACGCGCGCTGCTGGCCGAGCACCGCATCGACGTCCTCGTCACCAAGGACAGCGGCGGCCCGATGACCGCCGCGAAGCTCACCGCCGCCCGCGAGCTGGGCCTGCCGGTGGTCGTCGTCCGCCGCCCGCCGCGCCCGGCCACCGCCGAGGTCGCGGGGGTCGCCGAAGCCGTGGAATGGGTGCTGCACCGATGATCGACGAGTTCTACGAAGTTCTTCGCCGCCGCCGCGACGTCCGAGGCGAGTTCACCGGCGAGCCGATCGACGACGCCGTGCTCACCCGCGTGCTCGAAGCCGCGCACGCCGCGCCGAGCGTGGGCCTGAGCCAGCCGTGGGACTTCGTGCTCGTGCGCGACCCCGCCACGCGCGCGGCGTTCGCCCAGCACGTGCACGACGAACGCGACGTGTTCGCGGCCGAGCTGGCAGGCGAACGCGCCGATACGTTCTCCCGCATCAAGATCGAGGGCATCCGCGAGTCGACCCTTGGCATCGTCGTCACCTACGACGCCGAACGCGGCGCGCCCGCCGTGCTGGGCCGGCACGCCATCGCCGACGCCGGGCTGTACTCCGTCTGCCTCGCCATCCAGAACCTGTGGCTGGCCGCGACCGCCGAGGGCCTCGGCGTCGGCTGGGTGAGCTTCTACCGCGAGCCGTTCCTCGCGTCGTTGCTCGGCATCCCGGCCGGAATCCGGCCTGTGGCCTGGCTCTGCGTCGGCCCCGTGACCGCGCTGGCCGAGGTCCCGGACCTCGAGCGCCACGGCTGGCGCACCCGCGCGCCGTTGGCCAACGCCGTGCACCACGAGCGCTTCACGCCCCGTGACGAGGGGTGTGCGTAGCCCCTTCGGCCGACCGGATAGCTTTCCCGGATGCGTCCGATTGCCGTAGCGCTGGGGTTGCTTTCGGCGCTGTGCGCCCTGGCTTATCCGTTCCTGCCCGTCGTGCAGGACACCGCGCAGGTCGGCTGGCCCACCGGCTCCGACACCCGGTCCGTCAACGCGCCCTTGACCGGGTACTGGGCCCAGGACCTCGAGGCCGAGATCCCGTGCGCCACGGTCAAGTCGCTCGACGCGCGCACGAACGGTCCCGCGCTGCTGTTCGCGACGGTGCCGGACGGGCGCACCGACCCGCGCGCCGGCAACGGCGTCGGATTGCAGCTGCGCGTGGACAACGGCGTGCTGCTCGCGTCCAGCCAGGGCCAGCAGATCGCGCAGCAGCCACTGCCACCGGCCGGCTGCACGGTGACGCTGAAGTCGGACGCCACGCAGATGACGCTCGCCGTCGCGGGCACGACGGTGTTCCACACGACCGGCGACGTCCGCCCGCGCGTGGTCGGCATCTACTCCTCGATCAGCTCCGCGAAGGACCCGATCTCGGGCCTGCACGTGACGGTCGTGCCGGACACCCGCTACCAGACTTCGCCGACGGCGTTGAAGATCGGCGTCGGCATCCTCGGCGTGCTCGCGTTCATCGCCTGCCTGATCGTGGTGTGGCGCATGGACTCCGGGTTCGCCCGTCGCGCGCCGCGGTGGGCTCCCGTGGGCTGGTGGCGCCTGACCGGCCGCGACGCGACGGTGATCCTCGCGCTCGGCGCGTGGGTGTTCATCGGACCGGTGACCTCGGACGACGGCTACATCCTCACGATGGCCAGAGTCACGGAGTCCACGGGCTTCCTGACCAACTACCACCGCTGGTTCGGCGTCGCTGAGGCGCCGTTCGGCTGGTTCTACCACCTCTACGAGCTGATGACGCACGTCAGCACGGTGCCGCCGTGGATCCGGCTGCCCTCGTACCTGGTGGGCGTGATCAGCTGGCTGCTCATCAGCCGCGAAGTGATGCCCCGGCTGGGCACGCAGGTGCGCGGCAGCCGCGCGGCCGGCTGGGCCGCGGCGGCCGTGTTCCTCGTCTGGTGGATGCCCTACAACAACGGCGTGCGGCCGGAACCCGTGGCCGCGCTGGGTTCGCTGCTCGCGATCTGCGCCGTGGAACGCGCGTTGGTGACGCGCCGCCTGCTGCCGCTGTGCCTCGGCCTCACCGCGGCCGCGTTCACGCTCGCCGCGACGCCGACGGGGCTGATCGCGGTGGCGCCGTTCCTGGTGGCCGCGCGGCCGTTGTTCAAGCTCGTGCGCCAGCGCGCGGCCGGTGGCTGGCTCCCGATCCTCGCGCCGATCGCCGCGTCGGGGCTGCTCGTGCTCGTGGTGGTGTTCGCGGACCAGACGTTCGCGACCGTGCAGGAGGCCACGCGCATCCGCACGCAGGTGGGGCCGAACCTGTCGTGGTTCCAGGAGCTCGCGCGCTACCAGCTGCTGTTCGAGAACCTGCCCGACGGGTCCGCGCCACGCCGGTTCCCGGTGCTGCTGGTGGTCCTGTGCACGGTGACGTGCCTGGTCGTGCTGCTGCGGCGCGGCCGGATCC
Protein-coding regions in this window:
- the bluB gene encoding 5,6-dimethylbenzimidazole synthase, whose translation is MIDEFYEVLRRRRDVRGEFTGEPIDDAVLTRVLEAAHAAPSVGLSQPWDFVLVRDPATRAAFAQHVHDERDVFAAELAGERADTFSRIKIEGIRESTLGIVVTYDAERGAPAVLGRHAIADAGLYSVCLAIQNLWLAATAEGLGVGWVSFYREPFLASLLGIPAGIRPVAWLCVGPVTALAEVPDLERHGWRTRAPLANAVHHERFTPRDEGCA
- a CDS encoding arabinosyltransferase domain-containing protein; its protein translation is MRPIAVALGLLSALCALAYPFLPVVQDTAQVGWPTGSDTRSVNAPLTGYWAQDLEAEIPCATVKSLDARTNGPALLFATVPDGRTDPRAGNGVGLQLRVDNGVLLASSQGQQIAQQPLPPAGCTVTLKSDATQMTLAVAGTTVFHTTGDVRPRVVGIYSSISSAKDPISGLHVTVVPDTRYQTSPTALKIGVGILGVLAFIACLIVVWRMDSGFARRAPRWAPVGWWRLTGRDATVILALGAWVFIGPVTSDDGYILTMARVTESTGFLTNYHRWFGVAEAPFGWFYHLYELMTHVSTVPPWIRLPSYLVGVISWLLISREVMPRLGTQVRGSRAAGWAAAAVFLVWWMPYNNGVRPEPVAALGSLLAICAVERALVTRRLLPLCLGLTAAAFTLAATPTGLIAVAPFLVAARPLFKLVRQRAAGGWLPILAPIAASGLLVLVVVFADQTFATVQEATRIRTQVGPNLSWFQELARYQLLFENLPDGSAPRRFPVLLVVLCTVTCLVVLLRRGRIPGAALGPSRRLIGTTALFFLLLALTPTKWTHHFGAFAAVGASMAALTALATSSTVLRSNRNRATFLAGLLVVGALAATGPNTYWFVSRLGVPWTGLAPSIAGIPLSTILLVAAAIAGIYAFVENIRAHRPGAPAPQEKRGRSLRLGSLSLVVVCGLVASGEFYTMAAAIYIQRGSYSLGAADFGHLFGKSCNLSDHVMVETDAAKSVLHPQPEQRTVPAKQEESPLPNPDQGNGQVQTGFHTRPTEEDDPLSEPPHGFTPDTVPMWSSYFEQNRTGRLRSEWYALADKPADGQIVIATAGQPRRPASVSLDYGVVTPDGVKVLRSQFALPPGAGTGGWNDTRINLRDLPPQTTSVRVDIVDNDLTEDGWIAASAPRVPTFTTLTDKLVGKSVYIDWPASFVYPCANPVTSRDGISQVPDYRITAGALADEAEWASATNGGPIGWLEEVAKEPEVPSYLIGQPSQSWGQLLQVEPFSEGIAPTVQHGRKTVWGWWSPGPGPAQPNGKDPTR